A stretch of Schistocerca nitens isolate TAMUIC-IGC-003100 chromosome 6, iqSchNite1.1, whole genome shotgun sequence DNA encodes these proteins:
- the LOC126262996 gene encoding uncharacterized protein LOC126262996 isoform X2, which translates to MFSMFTYRCLTVAVLLVCVSHVTGFSCEAGCPGFLDDPDKDKCCLTEYGLPRCCTSIEYHMQVLKDGVNGALNDWQGNLASGDWNGNRPLQDNRDWEISTFDGDSKFPTILIIIALAALFGIVVTCYVLCLCCPCCLLYKRRKRGAVYRLTVPQANQSSAAVVPNHPQEANFTQPTTVGAGLMPSVYNQPPQPLETNFAEPVTMGPPMGYSGYNPVHHPQVAMQPPPPYSVAVAGDPYPKQAPYNPLYQQ; encoded by the exons ATGTTCTCCATGTTTACTTACCGATGTTTGACAGTGGCCGTATTGCTAGTATGTGTATCACATGTAACAG GTTTTTCGTGTGAAGCTGGGTGTCCAGGTTTCCTCGATGATCCTGATAAAGACAAATGCTGTTTAACTGAATATGGATTACCAAGATGCTGCACATCTATAGAGTACCATATGCAGGTATTGAAAGATGGTGTTAATGGAGCTCTGAACGATTGGCAGGGCAACTTAGCGTCAGGGGACTGGAATGGCAATAGACCACTGCAAGATAATAGAGATTGGGAGATCAGTACGTTTGATGGAGACTCAAA GTTTCCTACAATACTTATCATAATTGCTTTGGCAGCACTTTTTGGAATTGTCGTTACATGTTACGTACTCTGTTTATGCTGCCCATGTTGCTTACTCTACAAGCGAAGAAAGAGAGGAGCTGTTTACAGGC TGACAGTTCCACAAGCGAACCAGTCATCTGCAGCAGTTGTGCCCAATCATCCTCAAGAGGCAAACTTCACACAGCCAACTACAGTTGGGGCAGGTTTGATGCCCAGTGTATATAACCAGCCACCTCAGCCTTTGGAAACAAATTTTGCTGAGCCAGTCACAATGGGACCACCTATGGGATATAGTGGGTACAATCCAGTACATCATCCTCAAG TTGCCATGCAGCCACCTCCTCCATATAGTGTTGCAGTTGCAGGTGATCCTTATCCCAAACAGGCACCATATAATCCATTATATCaacagtaa
- the LOC126262996 gene encoding uncharacterized protein LOC126262996 isoform X1 yields the protein MFSMFTYRCLTVAVLLVCVSHVTGFSCEAGCPGFLDDPDKDKCCLTEYGLPRCCTSIEYHMQVLKDGVNGALNDWQGNLASGDWNGNRPLQDNRDWEISTFDGDSKFPTILIIIALAALFGIVVTCYVLCLCCPCCLLYKRRKRGAVYRRVVTPTVTVPQANQSSAAVVPNHPQEANFTQPTTVGAGLMPSVYNQPPQPLETNFAEPVTMGPPMGYSGYNPVHHPQVAMQPPPPYSVAVAGDPYPKQAPYNPLYQQ from the exons ATGTTCTCCATGTTTACTTACCGATGTTTGACAGTGGCCGTATTGCTAGTATGTGTATCACATGTAACAG GTTTTTCGTGTGAAGCTGGGTGTCCAGGTTTCCTCGATGATCCTGATAAAGACAAATGCTGTTTAACTGAATATGGATTACCAAGATGCTGCACATCTATAGAGTACCATATGCAGGTATTGAAAGATGGTGTTAATGGAGCTCTGAACGATTGGCAGGGCAACTTAGCGTCAGGGGACTGGAATGGCAATAGACCACTGCAAGATAATAGAGATTGGGAGATCAGTACGTTTGATGGAGACTCAAA GTTTCCTACAATACTTATCATAATTGCTTTGGCAGCACTTTTTGGAATTGTCGTTACATGTTACGTACTCTGTTTATGCTGCCCATGTTGCTTACTCTACAAGCGAAGAAAGAGAGGAGCTGTTTACAGGC GTGTTGTAACACCCACAGTGACAGTTCCACAAGCGAACCAGTCATCTGCAGCAGTTGTGCCCAATCATCCTCAAGAGGCAAACTTCACACAGCCAACTACAGTTGGGGCAGGTTTGATGCCCAGTGTATATAACCAGCCACCTCAGCCTTTGGAAACAAATTTTGCTGAGCCAGTCACAATGGGACCACCTATGGGATATAGTGGGTACAATCCAGTACATCATCCTCAAG TTGCCATGCAGCCACCTCCTCCATATAGTGTTGCAGTTGCAGGTGATCCTTATCCCAAACAGGCACCATATAATCCATTATATCaacagtaa